Proteins encoded together in one Triticum dicoccoides isolate Atlit2015 ecotype Zavitan chromosome 7B, WEW_v2.0, whole genome shotgun sequence window:
- the LOC119337386 gene encoding chaperone protein dnaJ 1, mitochondrial-like isoform X4: MEKDYYKILGVTKDASQDDIKKAFQSLAKKYHPDTNRGNTAAKRMFQEVRDAYETLRDPSKRQQYDMLFSGGSAANSTRGRGEFDGSYEDPFSRFNKQNADPFAEFYRQNDGPFSNQFYKVFSEVFQHDVDVHASDIEIELNLSFGEAAKGCTKEVPFSAKNLCYSCDGRGYLANARKYVCPSCKGAGKVSMYPFTSICTTCRGFGKVIKDHCLTCKGAGVVDGMKYANVIIPAGVDSGDTIHVREAGNSGRRGAIPGSLYIKLRVASDPVFVRDGADVHVDKKISFTQAMLGGKIEVPTLDGKTEIKIPKGVQPGQVVVLRGKGLELPNQAGYFGDQHVRFKIHFPLKVNERQRALLEDFAAEEATKEQSFFATGNWLELIAENMKSQNFMIGLGFVMLIYLMLSKTLS; this comes from the exons ATGGAGAAGGACTATTACAAGATTCTTGGGGTGACTAAAGATGCCTCTCAAGATGACATAAAAAAGGCTTTTCAATCT CTTGCAAAGAAGTACCATCCAGACACAAATAGAGGAAATACTGCTGCGAAAAGGATGTTTCAGGAAGTAAGAGACGCATACGAG ACTCTTCGGGATCCTTCAAAGAGACAGCAGTATGATATG CTATTTTCTGGAGGGTCAGCTGCAAATTCCACAAGGGGTAGGGGGGAGTTCGATGGATCCTATGAAGATCCATTTTCAAGATTCAACAAACAGAACGCCGACCCTTTTGCAGAATTCTACAGACAAAATGATGGTCCTTTTTCTAATCAGTTCTACAAAGTATTCTCAGAG GTTTTCCAGCATGATGTGGATGTACATGCCAGTGACATTGAG ATAGAGCTGAATCTGTCTTTTGGCGAAGCTGCTAAAGGATGTACGAAGGAAGTTCCCTTCAGTGCAAAGAATCTCTGTTACTCATGTG ATGGGAGAGGATACTTGGCCAATGCAAGAAAATATGTTTGCCCTTCTTGTAAAGGTGCAGGAAAA GTTAGTATGTATCCGTTCACATCCATTTGTACTACTTGCAGAGGCTTCGGGAAAGTGATTAAG GATCACTGCCTAACATGCAAAGGTGCAGGGGTGGTAGATGGTATGAAATATGCAAACGTGATCATTCCAGCAG GAGTTGATTCTGGTGACACAATTCATGTACGGGAGGCTGGAAATAGCGGTCGACGTGGAGCCATACCTGGAAGTCTATACATTAAGCTTCGA GTAGCAAGTGATCCAGTATTTGTTCGagatggtgctgatgtacatgtggACAAAAAGATAAGCTTCACACAG GCAATGCTTGGTGGAAAAATCGAAGTGCCCACTTTAGATGGTAAAACAGAAATTAAG ATACCCAAAGGAGTTCAACCAGGGCAAGTTGTCGTTTTAAGGGGGAAAG GATTGGAATTACCAAACCAGGCAGGATATTTCGGAGACCAACATGTCCGTttcaaaatacattttccatt GAAGGTTAACGAACGTCAGCGTGCACTGTTGGAAGACTTTGCAGCAGAGGAAGCCACGAAAGAACAGAGTTTTTTTGCAACAGGAAACTG GTTGGAGCTCATTGCTGAAAATATGAAGAGCCAAAATTTCATGATCGGGCTTGGCTTTGTCATGCTGATTTATCTCATGCTGAGCAAGACTCTGAGTTAA
- the LOC119337386 gene encoding chaperone protein dnaJ 1, mitochondrial-like isoform X1: MGRFGWLRLASRSLARRSGEASVQRSAWIRPSTRTACSSSGTYVADRCFGRSTFTSSVPSRFFHSTGQCYSMEKDYYKILGVTKDASQDDIKKAFQSLAKKYHPDTNRGNTAAKRMFQEVRDAYETLRDPSKRQQYDMLFSGGSAANSTRGRGEFDGSYEDPFSRFNKQNADPFAEFYRQNDGPFSNQFYKVFSEVFQHDVDVHASDIEIELNLSFGEAAKGCTKEVPFSAKNLCYSCDGRGYLANARKYVCPSCKGAGKVSMYPFTSICTTCRGFGKVIKDHCLTCKGAGVVDGMKYANVIIPAGVDSGDTIHVREAGNSGRRGAIPGSLYIKLRVASDPVFVRDGADVHVDKKISFTQAMLGGKIEVPTLDGKTEIKIPKGVQPGQVVVLRGKGLELPNQAGYFGDQHVRFKIHFPLKVNERQRALLEDFAAEEATKEQSFFATGNWLELIAENMKSQNFMIGLGFVMLIYLMLSKTLS; the protein is encoded by the exons ATGGGCCGGTTCGGGTGGCTCCGGCTCGCGTCGAGGTCCCTCGCGCGCCGCTCCGGCGAG GCGTCTGTGCAGAGGAGCGCATGGATTCGGCCGTCTACAC GCACAGCTTGCAGTTCTAGTGGCACATATGTTGCTGATAGGTGCTTTGGTCGATCCACGTTTACATCATCTGTACCGAGCAGGTTCTTTCATTCTACAG GTCAATGTTATTCGATGGAGAAGGACTATTACAAGATTCTTGGGGTGACTAAAGATGCCTCTCAAGATGACATAAAAAAGGCTTTTCAATCT CTTGCAAAGAAGTACCATCCAGACACAAATAGAGGAAATACTGCTGCGAAAAGGATGTTTCAGGAAGTAAGAGACGCATACGAG ACTCTTCGGGATCCTTCAAAGAGACAGCAGTATGATATG CTATTTTCTGGAGGGTCAGCTGCAAATTCCACAAGGGGTAGGGGGGAGTTCGATGGATCCTATGAAGATCCATTTTCAAGATTCAACAAACAGAACGCCGACCCTTTTGCAGAATTCTACAGACAAAATGATGGTCCTTTTTCTAATCAGTTCTACAAAGTATTCTCAGAG GTTTTCCAGCATGATGTGGATGTACATGCCAGTGACATTGAG ATAGAGCTGAATCTGTCTTTTGGCGAAGCTGCTAAAGGATGTACGAAGGAAGTTCCCTTCAGTGCAAAGAATCTCTGTTACTCATGTG ATGGGAGAGGATACTTGGCCAATGCAAGAAAATATGTTTGCCCTTCTTGTAAAGGTGCAGGAAAA GTTAGTATGTATCCGTTCACATCCATTTGTACTACTTGCAGAGGCTTCGGGAAAGTGATTAAG GATCACTGCCTAACATGCAAAGGTGCAGGGGTGGTAGATGGTATGAAATATGCAAACGTGATCATTCCAGCAG GAGTTGATTCTGGTGACACAATTCATGTACGGGAGGCTGGAAATAGCGGTCGACGTGGAGCCATACCTGGAAGTCTATACATTAAGCTTCGA GTAGCAAGTGATCCAGTATTTGTTCGagatggtgctgatgtacatgtggACAAAAAGATAAGCTTCACACAG GCAATGCTTGGTGGAAAAATCGAAGTGCCCACTTTAGATGGTAAAACAGAAATTAAG ATACCCAAAGGAGTTCAACCAGGGCAAGTTGTCGTTTTAAGGGGGAAAG GATTGGAATTACCAAACCAGGCAGGATATTTCGGAGACCAACATGTCCGTttcaaaatacattttccatt GAAGGTTAACGAACGTCAGCGTGCACTGTTGGAAGACTTTGCAGCAGAGGAAGCCACGAAAGAACAGAGTTTTTTTGCAACAGGAAACTG GTTGGAGCTCATTGCTGAAAATATGAAGAGCCAAAATTTCATGATCGGGCTTGGCTTTGTCATGCTGATTTATCTCATGCTGAGCAAGACTCTGAGTTAA
- the LOC119337386 gene encoding chaperone protein dnaJ 1, mitochondrial-like isoform X2, which produces MGRFGWLRLASRSLARRSGEASVQRSAWIRPSTPCSSSGTYVADRCFGRSTFTSSVPSRFFHSTGQCYSMEKDYYKILGVTKDASQDDIKKAFQSLAKKYHPDTNRGNTAAKRMFQEVRDAYETLRDPSKRQQYDMLFSGGSAANSTRGRGEFDGSYEDPFSRFNKQNADPFAEFYRQNDGPFSNQFYKVFSEVFQHDVDVHASDIEIELNLSFGEAAKGCTKEVPFSAKNLCYSCDGRGYLANARKYVCPSCKGAGKVSMYPFTSICTTCRGFGKVIKDHCLTCKGAGVVDGMKYANVIIPAGVDSGDTIHVREAGNSGRRGAIPGSLYIKLRVASDPVFVRDGADVHVDKKISFTQAMLGGKIEVPTLDGKTEIKIPKGVQPGQVVVLRGKGLELPNQAGYFGDQHVRFKIHFPLKVNERQRALLEDFAAEEATKEQSFFATGNWLELIAENMKSQNFMIGLGFVMLIYLMLSKTLS; this is translated from the exons ATGGGCCGGTTCGGGTGGCTCCGGCTCGCGTCGAGGTCCCTCGCGCGCCGCTCCGGCGAG GCGTCTGTGCAGAGGAGCGCATGGATTCGGCCGTCTACAC CTTGCAGTTCTAGTGGCACATATGTTGCTGATAGGTGCTTTGGTCGATCCACGTTTACATCATCTGTACCGAGCAGGTTCTTTCATTCTACAG GTCAATGTTATTCGATGGAGAAGGACTATTACAAGATTCTTGGGGTGACTAAAGATGCCTCTCAAGATGACATAAAAAAGGCTTTTCAATCT CTTGCAAAGAAGTACCATCCAGACACAAATAGAGGAAATACTGCTGCGAAAAGGATGTTTCAGGAAGTAAGAGACGCATACGAG ACTCTTCGGGATCCTTCAAAGAGACAGCAGTATGATATG CTATTTTCTGGAGGGTCAGCTGCAAATTCCACAAGGGGTAGGGGGGAGTTCGATGGATCCTATGAAGATCCATTTTCAAGATTCAACAAACAGAACGCCGACCCTTTTGCAGAATTCTACAGACAAAATGATGGTCCTTTTTCTAATCAGTTCTACAAAGTATTCTCAGAG GTTTTCCAGCATGATGTGGATGTACATGCCAGTGACATTGAG ATAGAGCTGAATCTGTCTTTTGGCGAAGCTGCTAAAGGATGTACGAAGGAAGTTCCCTTCAGTGCAAAGAATCTCTGTTACTCATGTG ATGGGAGAGGATACTTGGCCAATGCAAGAAAATATGTTTGCCCTTCTTGTAAAGGTGCAGGAAAA GTTAGTATGTATCCGTTCACATCCATTTGTACTACTTGCAGAGGCTTCGGGAAAGTGATTAAG GATCACTGCCTAACATGCAAAGGTGCAGGGGTGGTAGATGGTATGAAATATGCAAACGTGATCATTCCAGCAG GAGTTGATTCTGGTGACACAATTCATGTACGGGAGGCTGGAAATAGCGGTCGACGTGGAGCCATACCTGGAAGTCTATACATTAAGCTTCGA GTAGCAAGTGATCCAGTATTTGTTCGagatggtgctgatgtacatgtggACAAAAAGATAAGCTTCACACAG GCAATGCTTGGTGGAAAAATCGAAGTGCCCACTTTAGATGGTAAAACAGAAATTAAG ATACCCAAAGGAGTTCAACCAGGGCAAGTTGTCGTTTTAAGGGGGAAAG GATTGGAATTACCAAACCAGGCAGGATATTTCGGAGACCAACATGTCCGTttcaaaatacattttccatt GAAGGTTAACGAACGTCAGCGTGCACTGTTGGAAGACTTTGCAGCAGAGGAAGCCACGAAAGAACAGAGTTTTTTTGCAACAGGAAACTG GTTGGAGCTCATTGCTGAAAATATGAAGAGCCAAAATTTCATGATCGGGCTTGGCTTTGTCATGCTGATTTATCTCATGCTGAGCAAGACTCTGAGTTAA
- the LOC119337386 gene encoding chaperone protein dnaJ 1, mitochondrial-like isoform X3 yields MGRFGWLRLASRSLARRSGEASVQRSAWIRPSTRTACSSSGTYVADRCFGRSTFTSSVPSRFFHSTGQCYSMEKDYYKILGVTKDASQDDIKKAFQSLAKKYHPDTNRGNTAAKRMFQEVRDAYETLRDPSKRQQYDMLFSGGSAANSTRGRGEFDGSYEDPFSRFNKQNADPFAEFYRQNDGPFSNQFYKVFSEVFQHDVDVHASDIEIELNLSFGEAAKGCTKEVPFSAKNLCYSCDGRGYLANARKYVCPSCKGAGKVSMYPFTSICTTCRGFGKVIKDHCLTCKGAGVVDGMKYANVIIPAGVDSGDTIHVREAGNSGRRGAIPGSLYIKLRVASDPVFVRDGADVHVDKKISFTQAMLGGKIEVPTLDGKTEIKIPKGVQPGQVVVLRGKGLELPNQAGYFGDQHVRFKIHFPLKVNERQRALLEDFAAEEATKEQSFFATGNWLYEQLSTG; encoded by the exons ATGGGCCGGTTCGGGTGGCTCCGGCTCGCGTCGAGGTCCCTCGCGCGCCGCTCCGGCGAG GCGTCTGTGCAGAGGAGCGCATGGATTCGGCCGTCTACAC GCACAGCTTGCAGTTCTAGTGGCACATATGTTGCTGATAGGTGCTTTGGTCGATCCACGTTTACATCATCTGTACCGAGCAGGTTCTTTCATTCTACAG GTCAATGTTATTCGATGGAGAAGGACTATTACAAGATTCTTGGGGTGACTAAAGATGCCTCTCAAGATGACATAAAAAAGGCTTTTCAATCT CTTGCAAAGAAGTACCATCCAGACACAAATAGAGGAAATACTGCTGCGAAAAGGATGTTTCAGGAAGTAAGAGACGCATACGAG ACTCTTCGGGATCCTTCAAAGAGACAGCAGTATGATATG CTATTTTCTGGAGGGTCAGCTGCAAATTCCACAAGGGGTAGGGGGGAGTTCGATGGATCCTATGAAGATCCATTTTCAAGATTCAACAAACAGAACGCCGACCCTTTTGCAGAATTCTACAGACAAAATGATGGTCCTTTTTCTAATCAGTTCTACAAAGTATTCTCAGAG GTTTTCCAGCATGATGTGGATGTACATGCCAGTGACATTGAG ATAGAGCTGAATCTGTCTTTTGGCGAAGCTGCTAAAGGATGTACGAAGGAAGTTCCCTTCAGTGCAAAGAATCTCTGTTACTCATGTG ATGGGAGAGGATACTTGGCCAATGCAAGAAAATATGTTTGCCCTTCTTGTAAAGGTGCAGGAAAA GTTAGTATGTATCCGTTCACATCCATTTGTACTACTTGCAGAGGCTTCGGGAAAGTGATTAAG GATCACTGCCTAACATGCAAAGGTGCAGGGGTGGTAGATGGTATGAAATATGCAAACGTGATCATTCCAGCAG GAGTTGATTCTGGTGACACAATTCATGTACGGGAGGCTGGAAATAGCGGTCGACGTGGAGCCATACCTGGAAGTCTATACATTAAGCTTCGA GTAGCAAGTGATCCAGTATTTGTTCGagatggtgctgatgtacatgtggACAAAAAGATAAGCTTCACACAG GCAATGCTTGGTGGAAAAATCGAAGTGCCCACTTTAGATGGTAAAACAGAAATTAAG ATACCCAAAGGAGTTCAACCAGGGCAAGTTGTCGTTTTAAGGGGGAAAG GATTGGAATTACCAAACCAGGCAGGATATTTCGGAGACCAACATGTCCGTttcaaaatacattttccatt GAAGGTTAACGAACGTCAGCGTGCACTGTTGGAAGACTTTGCAGCAGAGGAAGCCACGAAAGAACAGAGTTTTTTTGCAACAGGAAACTG GCTTTACGAGCAGCTATCTACTGGTTGA